In a single window of the Numenius arquata chromosome 22, bNumArq3.hap1.1, whole genome shotgun sequence genome:
- the ROBO3 gene encoding LOW QUALITY PROTEIN: roundabout homolog 3 (The sequence of the model RefSeq protein was modified relative to this genomic sequence to represent the inferred CDS: inserted 1 base in 1 codon; deleted 1 base in 1 codon), translated as MLRYLLKTLLQMNLFADSLGAEGSNSSQLLLGINRTSAALPLPGNGSQPLLEDTAPRIVEHPTDLLVSKGEPATLSCKAEGRPAPAVEWYKDGERVETDREDPRSHRTLLPGGALFFLRILHGRRGKPDEGVYVCVARNYLGEAISRNASLEVAMLRDDFRQPPGDVVVAVGDPAVLECIPPRGHPEPSVSWKKDGTRLSDKDEHLTIRGGKLMVASARKSDAGIYVCVATNVVGERASEPAELVVFERPAFSKRPRNQAVLVEGTVEFPCQAVGDPQPAARWHKEEGEMPAGRWEVLPDNTLRIHRLRVEDEGTYTCVVDNSVGRSEASGTLTVHVPPQLVTGPRDQIVTPGQSVTFQCQSKGNPPPAVFWQKEGSQTLLFPGQPPHPTARFAVSPSGAITIADVQPADAGYYLCQAISVAGSILAKARLEVEDAPAEHQPPVMGWGPTNQTVLPVGATARLLCPVGGSDPLANVGWLKDGSALVGAQPRISLLENGTLQITSLRVTDSGHYECVATSSAGETLWGSSLKVQDEGSSLSPLSPEPGILPRPPSTPMVTNVTKSSVTLSWKRNEDSSATDVTSYIVEAFSQAAGGPWQTVAANVESETYTVSGLVPDTVYLFLVRAVNAYGLSDPSGISEPVRTQADASPTQQGLDPEQMQRELAQVAVHLQEPVVLPLGAVRLSWTVEPQAPLVQGYRVLFRRRGGRWEEAQAVRAPGEREALLTELRRGQDYEVKVRPYFHQLHGPDSTVRALRTPEAAPSAPPRAVSVARNGTSVRISWQPPPPAEQNGVIRNYRIWCLGNESRFHINQSVEGTVLATVLQGLVPGVPYHAEVAAATGAGVGTRSAPVPIRIGESLLATAXTHGWGVAGVPSALGMAPRHPARVSPFSMSLAAPLAEQDAGPVGGSSMAEHLAELVRRPAFIAGIGGACWVILAAFAVWVYSRRRRNKELSHFAASFAYTPAGKPGGAVGTRRGPSPPSPPPLSTVAFPAPARGSPRAAAGGGHLWLADMWRSGGAAGASSCLGTTERYYNEAGITRYIAQTEQFGAGASEGPVYSTIEAGGEELRTFPRPFSQHGTPYLGGGPQPMDAPAPQAPHGRAEHGAKRKKLGQAVKPPAVSWTELLPPPPSASELSQCTQEEDEEEEDEEEETAGGLGMEEWYPSEHVPCVTATSSPAASSGCQSTATLTPSPHTTEDIPRLRDFDSPGLLRRPPHGAATPPQAPSPLPSPDAGEGHRPQARRPLGTGKTRGETPKSRLKPKCSRYHREKQPGDLPPPPLPPPGETPGPLQERELSGAERKVTHRLPRRDEVAPYGKLSCLPRGQASGSCSTTGSISSRGSTGSRGHGSGRSRTLGDRSEGIGHRRRPGPPFPCPSQEKQ; from the exons atGCTGCGGTACCTGCTGAAGACGCTGCTGCAGATGAACCTGTTCGCCGACTCGCTGGGGGCCGAGGGCTCCAactcctcccagctcctgctcggcATCAACCGCACCAGCGCCGCGCTCCCGCTCCCCGGCAACG GGTCCCAGCCTCTGCTGGAGGACACGGCCCCCCGCATCGTGGAGCACCCCACGGATCTCCTGGTCTCCAAGGGGGAACCGGCCACCCTGAGCTGCAAGGCCGAGGGTCGCCCGGCGCCGGCGGTGGAGTGGTACAAGGACGGGGAGCGGGTGGAGACGGACCGGGAGGACCCCCGCTCCCACCGCACCctcctcccggggggggccctcttcttcctccgcatCCTCCACGGCCGGCGGGGGAAGCCCGACGAGGGGGTCTACGTCTGCGTGGCCAGGAATTACCTGGGGGAGGCCATCAGCAGGAACGCCTCGCTGGAGGTGGCCA TGCTGCGGGACGATTTCCGCCAGCCCCCCGGGGACGTAGTGGTGGCCGTGGGTGACCCAGCCGTCCTGGAGTGCATTCCCCCCCGCGGCCACCCCGAGCCCAGCGTCTCCTGGAAGAAGGATGGTACTCGGCTCAGTGACAAGGACGAGCACCTGACG ATCCGCGGTGGGAAGCTGATGGTAGCCAGCGCACGCAAGAGCGATGCCGGCATCTACGTCTGCGTGGCCACCAACGTGGTGGGGGAGAGGGCTAGTGAACCGGCCGAACTGGTGGTCTTCG AGCGCCCAGCCTTCAGCAAGAGGCCTCGCAACCAGGCGGTGCTGGTGGAGGGGACGGTGGAGTTCCCCTGCCAGGCGGTGGGGGACCCGCAGCCAGCGGCGCGGTGGCACAAGGAGGAGGGCGAGATGCCAGCAGGAAG GTGGGAGGTGCTGCCTGACAACACGCTGCGGATCCACCGGCTGCGGGTGGAGGACGAGGGCACCTACACCTGTGTGGTCGACAACAGCGTGGGCCGCTCGGAGGCTTCAGGGACCCTCACAGTGCACG TACCCCCCCAGCTCGTCACTGGGCCCCGTGACCAGATTGTCACCCCCGGCCAGAGCGTGACCTTCCAGTGCCAGAGCAAAGGCAACCCACCGCCCGCCGTGTTTTGGCagaaggagggcagccag acgcTGCTGTTCCCAGGCCAGCCCCCGCACCCCACTGCCCGCTTTGCTGTCAGCCCCAGCGGCGCCATCACCATCGCGGACGTGCAGCCCGCCGACGCTGGGTACTACCTGTGCCAGGCCATCAGTGTGGCCGGCAGCATCCTGGCCAAGGCACGTCTGGAGGTTGAAGACG CACCAGCTGAGCACCAACCGCCGGTGATGGGCTGGGGTCCCACTAATCAGACAGTGCTGCCGGTGGGGGCCACGGCACGGTTGCTGTGCCCGGTGGGGGGCAGTGACCCCCTGGCCAACGTGGGGTGGCTGAAGGACGGGAGTGCCCTGGTGGGTGCCCAGCCCCGCATCAGCCTGCTGGAGAATGGCACCCTGCAGATCACCAGCCTCCGG GTGACAGACTCCGGGCACTATGAGTGTGTGGCCACCAGCTCGGCAGGCGAGACACTCTGGGGCAGCTCCTTGAAGGTGCAAG ATGAAGGATCCAGCCTCTCCCCACTGTCCCCTGAGCCTGGCATCCTCCCCAGGCCACCCTCCACCCCCATGGTCACCAATGTCACCAAAAGCAGTGTCACCCTGAGCTGGAAAAGGAACGAGGACAGCAGTGCCACTGATGTCACCTCCTACATCGTGGAGGCTTTCAG CCAGGCAGCAGGTGGCCCCTGGCAGACGGTGGCAGCCAACGTGGAGAGTGAGACGTACACAGTGAGTGGCCTTGTCCCCGACACAGTCTATCTCTTCTTGGTGCGGGCAGTCAACGCCTACGGGCTCAGCGACCCCAGTGGCATCTCGGAGCCTGTGCGCACCCAAG CAGATGCTAGCCCCACGCAGCAAGGGCTGGACCCTGAGCAGATGCAGAGGGAGCTGGCACAAGTGGCCGTGCACCTCCAGGAGCCTGTGGTGCTGCCGCTGGGCGCCGTCCGCCTCTCCTGGACC GTGGAGCCCCAAGCACCCCTCGTTCAGGGGTACCGCGTGCTGTTCCGGCGGCGTGGCGGGCGCTGGGAGGAGGCGCAGGCAGTGCGGGCGCCGGGGGAGCGGGAGGCCCTGCTCACCGAGCTGCGCCGGGGACAGGACTACGAGGTCAAGGTCCGACCCTACTTCCACCAACTCCATGGCCCCGACAGCACCGTGCGAGCCCTGCGCACCCCCGAAGCGG cccccagcgccCCGCCACGAGCTGTCAGCGTGGCTCGTAATGGCACCAGTGTCCGCATCTCATGGCAGCCACCGCCGCCAGCCGAGCAGAATGGCGTTATCCGCAATTACCGG ATCTGGTGCTTGGGCAATGAGAGCCGCTTCCACATCAACCAGAGTGTGGAGGGGACAGTGCTGGCAACAGTGCTGCAGGGACTGGTGCCTGGTGTCCCTTACCACGCAGAAGTCGCTGCCGCCACTGGCGCCGGCGTGGGTACCCGGAGTGCCCCTGTCCCCATCCGCATCGGTGAGTCCCTCCTCGCCACCG gcacccatgggtggggggtggcaggggtcCCCTCAGCGCTGGGGATGGCTCCTCGGCAC CCTGCCCGTGTGTCTCCCTTCTCCATGTCCCTTGCAGCTCCCCTGGCCGAGCAGGATGCAGGGCCGGTGGGTGGGAGCAGCATGGCCGAGCATTTGGCTGAGCTGGTCAGGAGGCCGGCCTTCATCGCTGGCATCGGCGGCGCTTGCTGGGTCATCCTTGCCGCCTTCGCCGTGTGGGTCTACAGTCGCCGCCGGAGGAATAAGGAGCTGAGCCACTTTGCTG CATCCTTCGCCTATACACCCGCCGGTAAGCCTGGAGGAGCCGTGGGGACCAGGCGTGGCCCCTCACCGCCCTCACCCCCACCTCTTTCCACAGTCGCCTTCCCGGCCCCGGCACGCGGCAGCCCCAG GGCAGCTGCCGGTGGGGGCCACCTGTGGCTGGCAGATATGTGGcgcagcggcggggcggccggtgCTTCCAGCTGCTTGGGGACCACCGAGAGATACTACAATG AGGCCGGCATCACCCGTTACATCGCCCAGACGGAGCAGTTTGGGGCGGGGGCCAGCGAGGGGCCAGTTTACAGCACCATTGAGGCAGGGGGCGAGGAGCTCCGCACCTTCCCCCGTCCCTTCTCGCAGCACGGGACCCCCTaccttggggggggtccccagccgaTGGATGCCCCGGCCCCTCAGGCACCACACGGCCGGGCCGAGCATG GGGCCAAAAGGAAGAAGCTGGGACAAGCGGTGAAACCGCCAGCGGTGAGCTGGACGGAGCTGCTGCCCCCGCCACCCTCGGCCAGCGAGCTCAGCCAGTGCAcccaggaggaggatgaggaagaggaggatgaagaggaagagacaGCTGGAGG GTTGGGGATGGAGGAGTGGTACCCCAGTGAGCATGTCCCCTGTGTCACCGCCACATCCTCACCTGCTGCCTCCTCCGGCTGCCAGTCCACCGCCACGCTGACGCCATCACCACATACCACCGAGGACATCCCTCGCCTCCGTGATTTTGATAGCCCCGGCCTGCTCCG GAGACCCCCACACGGCGCCGCtacccccccccaggcacccagcCCCCTGCCGAGTCCAGATGCTGGGGAGGGCCACCGACCACAAGCCCGTCGCCCCCTTGGCACAG GGAAAACCCGTGGGGAGACCCCAAAAAGCCGCCTGAAGCCCAAATGCAGCCGCTACCACCGGGAAAAGCAGCCAGGAG ATTTGCCACCACCGCCACTGCCGCCACCGGGAGAGACCCCTGGCCCCTTGCAGGAGCGGGAGCTGAGCGGGGCTGAGCGCAAGGTCACCCATCGCCTACCCCGCAGGG ACGAAGTCGCCCCCTACGGGAAACTCTCCTGCCTGCCGCGGGGTCAAGCATCCGGCAGCTGCTCCACGACAGGCAGCATCTCGTCCCGTGGCTCCACTGGCTCCCGCGGCCATGGTTCAGGGCGCAGCCGGACACTGGGGGACCGCAGCGAAGGGATCGGCCATCGCCGCCGCCCAGGTCCCCCATTTCCCTGCCCATCACAGGAGAAGCAATGA